In Dermacentor variabilis isolate Ectoservices chromosome 11, ASM5094787v1, whole genome shotgun sequence, one genomic interval encodes:
- the LOC142564926 gene encoding uncharacterized protein LOC142564926, with amino-acid sequence MRSPLMGLLLALLATALDPTHSEQPPTTQRPDLCTESALQEARSLLHNAVARVGTTLPESVPVPGVSSSGYVLYNGTLSPLLLTDVNVTAQQAVCRDDVRHFPFVIGVGTDATMRGIYHYHCAGNNVTTPEGRGRVTVTFSGVSFNGKLSQHLVGGEGSGNVGGSSSSPQPVWSVGVTLGAYPSFSGIATSPQNSHVSGVPYFEMMQAADRSFVPVFAKLPETHVLPALKEALGAE; translated from the exons ATGCGGTCGCCGCTTATGGGACTGTTGCTAGCACTGCTTGCGACAGCACTAG ATCCAACGCATTCTGAACAGCCGCCGACCACCCAGCGCCCAGATCTGTGCACGGAAAGTGCTCTGCAGGAGGCCCGGAGCCTGCTGCATAATGCCGTGGCTAGGGTGGGAACCACCCTACCCGAGAGCGTTCCTGTGCCCGGTGTTTCTTCTTCCGGGTACGTCCTGTACAACGGCACCCTATCGCCTCTGCTTCTTACCGACGTCAACGTGACTGCGCAGCAAGCCGTGTGTAGGGATGACGTACGGCACTTCCCATTCGTCATAGGAGTGGGCACG GATGCAACTATGAGAGGCATATACCACTACCACTGCGCGGGTAACAACGTCACAACTCCTGAAGGTCGTGGCCGAGTGACTGTGACGTTTTCCGGCGTCTCTTTCAACGGCAAGCTCAGCCAGCATCTCGTAGGTGGAGAAGGAAGTGGCAACGTCGGCGGCAGCTCCTCCTCGCCACAGCCAGTGTGGAGCGTCGGGGTGACCCTGGGAGCGTATCCTTCGTTCTCAGGCATAGCCACGAGCCCGCAAAACTCTCATGTCAGCGGAGTGCCCTACTTCGAAATGATGCAGGCTGCCGACCGCAGCTTCGTGCCCGTGTTCGCCAAGCTGCCGGAAActcacgtgctgccagccctCAAGGAGGCCCTTGGAGCTGAGTAG